The proteins below come from a single Gossypium raimondii isolate GPD5lz chromosome 2, ASM2569854v1, whole genome shotgun sequence genomic window:
- the LOC105782054 gene encoding LOW QUALITY PROTEIN: cyclin-A1-1 (The sequence of the model RefSeq protein was modified relative to this genomic sequence to represent the inferred CDS: inserted 2 bases in 1 codon; substituted 3 bases at 3 genomic stop codons), which produces MSTNIIGLPMLLFTPASGKDSVAHVIYQNSGDSEATKRPRADYMEMVQGDITDYMQATAIDWLVRVAGEEQLQLVVVTCMMIACKYEETTKLSVQVICHIADNKYRKEEILQVESAVLNYLKFEMAVPTAHFFLRQFVSAAEMANQVSFICSLVKRGIISVETSMTTELFSDHXIHSLFVLYKLXIVQLILRGLHILFHGIGXDSKLRDFTLYSDLGDCVLSLXRDGGIANLVALSEKYGKHQYFFVAKRNCPAIPREFFQDV; this is translated from the exons ATGTCAACTAATATTATTGGCCTGCCAATGCTGTTGTTTACACCAGCCTCAGGGAAGGATTCCGTTGCTCATGTGATCTACCAGAACTCGGGTGATTCAGAG GCAACAAAAAGGCCTCGTGCGGACTACATGGAGATGGTCCAGGGAGATATTACTGACTACATGCAAGCTACTGCCATTGATTGGCTGGTGAGG GTAGCTGGAGA GGAACAGTTGCAGTTGGTTGTAGTTACCTGCATGATGATTGCTTG TAAATACGAGGAGACAACTAAACTAAGCGTGCAAGTGATCTGCCATATTGCTGATAACAAATACCGGAAAGAAGAG ATCTTGCAAGTGGAATCCGCTGTGCTGAATTACTTGAAGTTTGAAATGGCCGTCCCAACAGCTCATTTTTTTCTGAG GCAATTTGTTTCTGCTGCCGAAATGGCCAATCAGGTATCTTTTATTTGTTCCTTAGTTAAAAGGGGAATCATTAGTGTTGAAACTTCAATGACCACTGAATTGTTCAGTGACCACTGAATCCATAGTCTATTCGTGCTATACAAACTCTGAATTGTTCAGCTAATATTGAGGGGCTTGCATATTCTTTTTCATGGTATTGGATAGGATTCTAAATTGAGGGATTTCACACTGTACTCTGATTTGGGTGACTGTGTATTGTCTCT CCGTGATGGTGGTATTGCTAATTTGGTTGCACTAAGTGAGAAGTATGGTAA GCATCAGTACTTTTTTGTGGCAAAGAGGAACTGCCCAGCAATACCAAGGGAGTTTTTTCAAGATGTGTGA
- the LOC128033851 gene encoding uncharacterized protein LOC128033851 codes for MSSSNQCLASSTEKRPSVAGLQSMKLGSAAKNRVALGDITNQGNGWESRSRALVPSTSEVSKDLENPTSPATPMSTRDPLECLETTNEGLSSLEHREKVE; via the exons ATGTCGTCATCAAATCAGTGTTTGGCTTCATCTACGGAGAAGAGACCGTCCGTCGCTGGGCTTCAAAGCATGAAGCTGGGTTCTGCTGCGAAGAATAGAGTCGCTCTTGGCGACATAACCAACCAAGGAAATGGTTGGGAAAGCAGGTCACGAGCCTTG GTGCCTTCTACCTCCGAAGTTTCCAAGGATTTGGAAAATCCTACTTCGCCTGCAACTCCAATGTCTACTCGCGACCCCTTGGAGTGCTTGGAAACAACAAATGAGGGATTGTCTTCCTTGGAGCATAGAGAGAAGGTGGAGTGA